The Planctomycetaceae bacterium DNA segment ATTCGGTGACGAAAGCGACGACCTGCGGAAGTTTATACTGGCCGCGGCGAACGCTGATACTTTTCGCACTTCTTCATGCCGCGAGCCAGAATACCTCAATTTGCCCCGCTCGGGGTATAGTCCGTCGCCGCAGACTTCGCTCCAAACCGCATCACAAGTTTTCGAACGACAAGCGGGAACAGGCCGAGCACAATGAACGCGGCGGCCAGCTTCGGGGTTAGGATTCCCTGCAATCCGTGAGCCGCCAGAGTCTCCAGGTCGGGAACGCTGGAGCCGGCCCAGACGTAGACCGCGGTCCCCGGCAGCATGCCGACCTGGCTGACCCACCAAAACGTTTTCAGCGGCAGTCTGGTCAGTCCCATGACGACATTGATGACGAAGAACGGCACGGCCGGAATCAGTCGCAGGGTGAACAGATAGAAGGCTCCTTCCGTTTCCAGACGTTTGTTGAACGTCTGCAGTCGCGAAGCGAACCGCTTCTGGATGGCGTCGCCGAGAATGTAGCGGCTGAGCAGGAATGCGACGCTGGCTCCGGTTGTGGATGCGAAACTGACGAGCACCAGCGCCGGCACGAAACCGAAGAACCACGCATATGCCAGGCTAAGCACGGCGGCTCCCGGAAGGGAAAGCCCTGTCACTGTGACATAGATGACGAATGCCAGGCCGAAAACCAGCACGGCGTTGTTTTGCTGAAAAACGCGCAGTTCGGATTCCCGGCCGGCGAGTTTCTGCAGCGTCAGCGAGTCTCCAAATGCCGCGTAGACACCGAAGGCAGCGCCGGCGACCGCCAGCAGCAGCAGAATCCGGGTCGCGGGGAAGCCTGTTCCCGCGGTGGGTGAACCGCCTGTTGCTTCACTTTCCGGATCATTCATCGCCGGCTCGCTCATCGCGGGATCTGCCTGAGAAGAGATATCGGGCTCACGAAGATGAATCGTATCTTTGCAAATTCCGGCGATTCATGCTGAGACTGACTGGCCGCGGCAAAACGAATTCGATGTCAGCGCCCGGTTTCGAAGACAATTTCGCCGGATGTCCGCATCAACATATCGTAGTGAAAGAAGGGCGACGTCGTCCGACAGTCCGGTGAGCGGACTTTCGTCTGCCGCCGTCCGGACGTCCACTTTCGTTAAACGGTCTGCCGTTGTGGGGAGTTTGGCGATGAGCTACCTGACAGATAATCCGTGGCCGCTGATCATTGTGCTGACCGGGGCCGCCGTCATTTCACTGTTTATTGCTCCGGGGCGTGGCAAGCCGATTGCGTTGATGTGTCTCGCGGGAGCGGTTCTGGTCTGGTTTGTGGAAGGCGCGATCACGTCGCCTGCGGAACTCATCGAAGCTCAGGCCGGTGGAATTCTGGAAGGCTTCAAGTCTCGCGACCTGGACGCAATTTCGGCGCGAATTTCCGATGACAGCCCCGAACTTGTGGAAACGGCCCGGCAGGGACTGGAACTGGTCGACCTGCAGTCCGATTTCGAAATCCGCAACGTGGAAGTTACGTCGCTGGATGACACTTCCGCCACGGTGAAAATTCGGGCAAACGGAACGGGAAAACTGCGCGGCGGCGGCTATTCGCAGCGAGTCCCGACGTACTGGTCGACGGATTGGAAGAAGCAGAACGGCGAGTGGCAGCTTTCCGGGGTCCGGCGGCTGGACGTTGTGACCGGAAAGGAAATGGGCACGTTCGACCGGAATTGAAGCCCGGGCTGAGTGACGGCTGCCGACTGTTGCCGACACATGAACTGCGGTCGTCAATTCGCTTCGTTTACGTCACCGTTCAGCGCGCGGCGGACGGATTCCAGCAGGACTTCCATGGCGAACGGCTTTCGCAGGTAATCGACGACTCCCAGCATCTCCGCGTACGCCTTGTGACGGCTGCCTTCGTTGGCCGTCATCATGATGACTTTCGGCGGGTTTTCGAGTTCGGTCAGGAACTCCAGCACGGGGAATCCGCCCATGCGCGGCATCATCATGTCGGTAACCACGAGATCGGGGTTTTCGGATGTGATCAGCTTTCGGCCGATCTGTCCGTTGTTGGCTGTCAGAACGCGATACCCTGCTGACGAGAGCACGGTCTGCACGGTTGCGGAGATCTCGCGATCGTCGTCGATCACCAGAATGGTCTTGCTGGACAAGTTCTGCACCTTAAAAAAATGTCGTCGGTGATTTCAGCTCAGGATGTCGTGGATCACTTCGCCATGAACGTCGGTCAGGCGGAAATCGCGGCCGGCGTACCGAAACGTGAGTTGCTTGTGGTCCAGGCCCAGAGCGTGCAGCATGGTCGCATGCAGATCGTGGACGCTGGCGGGATTCTGTTCGGCCCGAAAACCAAATTCGTCAGTGGCTCCGTAGACCGTGCCGCCCTTGATGCCGCCTCCCGCCAGCCAGACGCTGAAGCCGTAGTGGTTGTGATCCCGACCCAGTTTCGGCGAACCGTCACCGCCGAGTTCGACGGTCGGAGTGCGGCCGAATTCTCCGCCGAATACGACCAGTGTTTCTTCCAGCATGCCGCGCTGTTTCAGATCGGTGAGCAGCGCGGAGATCGGCTGATCGATCTGAGCGGCCAGTTTGCGGTGGTTGCCTTCGATGTTTTCATGGTTATCCCAGGGCTGGCCGGCCCCGTGCCAGAGCTGGATGTATCGCACGCCGCGTTCGGCCAGTCGGCGAGCAATCAGCGTTTGCCGGCCGTGAACGTGGTCGCCGTACAGTTTGCGAATGTGTTCCGGTTCGCGGGCGACGTCGAAGGCTTCGCTGGCATCGGACTGCATGCGAAACGCCAGTTCATACGACTGAATCCTGGCTTCCAGCCGACGATCCAGCCGCTGTGATTCGTGCTGCCGGTTCCACTTCGCCAGCA contains these protein-coding regions:
- a CDS encoding nuclear transport factor 2 family protein, whose protein sequence is MSYLTDNPWPLIIVLTGAAVISLFIAPGRGKPIALMCLAGAVLVWFVEGAITSPAELIEAQAGGILEGFKSRDLDAISARISDDSPELVETARQGLELVDLQSDFEIRNVEVTSLDDTSATVKIRANGTGKLRGGGYSQRVPTYWSTDWKKQNGEWQLSGVRRLDVVTGKEMGTFDRN
- a CDS encoding response regulator, with the translated sequence MSSKTILVIDDDREISATVQTVLSSAGYRVLTANNGQIGRKLITSENPDLVVTDMMMPRMGGFPVLEFLTELENPPKVIMMTANEGSRHKAYAEMLGVVDYLRKPFAMEVLLESVRRALNGDVNEAN
- a CDS encoding TVP38/TMEM64 family protein; its protein translation is MSEPAMNDPESEATGGSPTAGTGFPATRILLLLAVAGAAFGVYAAFGDSLTLQKLAGRESELRVFQQNNAVLVFGLAFVIYVTVTGLSLPGAAVLSLAYAWFFGFVPALVLVSFASTTGASVAFLLSRYILGDAIQKRFASRLQTFNKRLETEGAFYLFTLRLIPAVPFFVINVVMGLTRLPLKTFWWVSQVGMLPGTAVYVWAGSSVPDLETLAAHGLQGILTPKLAAAFIVLGLFPLVVRKLVMRFGAKSAATDYTPSGAN